From Kryptolebias marmoratus isolate JLee-2015 linkage group LG15, ASM164957v2, whole genome shotgun sequence, a single genomic window includes:
- the kif28 gene encoding kinesin-like protein KIF28P isoform X1 yields the protein MRAKASEVHNKDCVKVAVRVRPFNKRERDAGSRCIVSMVSTSISIQDPCESQNRRAFCFDYAYWSYSGFTRDHRGLYVPEEPGGRYADQNSVFQDLGEGILENALQGYNATLLAYGQTGSGKSYSMMGYGPNKGLVPKLCERLFQAIGEKQENRQFQVFFSMLEIYNEQVVDLLSRGSRAPGGLRVREEQQRGFYVEGLRTIPSESAPQVEQLMEQGTRTRTTAATHMNANSSRSHMLIILQLKQIFSKESITKQSNINLVDLAGSERQRSSGSEADRLKEGTAINLSLTTLGNVISALADVAMGKKVVHIPYRDSVLTKLLQSALGGNSRTVMIATLSPADICYEESLSTLRYAERAKRIQNRAVVNESPTERLVKELRAENARLLQRLSRMGQEGRRATDETKELRQLLTHNELQIRAIQTLWEQHLQEALKDWEQQYANITKERRMMQMHPYILNINEDAQLSGVVKLFIQEGEWAIGLCDSSQRSIYIKGLGIQERHAVFKNENRRVTLTPLSGSKVIVNGSAVYQTTELQHLDRLILGSNSTYLFVGYPSERGADDWSRYDYDYFQSELAAAEGIHLGESSAGSSQTDPSLLAVFYDYIKLMPMVAEANQMSQELSKGVEFKLEIKNLALSDSRGHDLQKDIVVRVTSRGSKQVWMWSKAKFVNRKFLMEEVYQQFQAEQSEDNRAEGLSAVTLPRDKDPFWDPVEPLLLGTAHLWLQSLAFRIPLEEQLEVFGSEGTEEAILQAQLVPCTSTGLPLGEDDILIDPSEVLGRRLDFQLVLDQCCGVRWIKEARNRGVQISFRLFDCSQPLYTPAVWHNINPLLDHRVHYAALHTSQRLLDYLQSSAVVLELWGLQEGCTHLSSCLDAVKMTTEGIFIIDESGPSEAAAADSELSGSIRAQQDLEELRSVNASLRKENQSLREQLTSAKNGGEGARGRSVRPSCDAEFARALKVFYHSMTSVRGQLQRLRRHRPSEESDLLGLRLFVDEQSRLLKDFSEQLEQSVSTLKQDVATIVRRKRERSGIWS from the exons ATGAGGGCTAAAGCCTCAGAGGTCCACAACAAGGACTGCGTCAAAGTGGCTGTCAGAGTGCGACCATTCAACAAG AGAGAGAGGGACGCAGGCAGCCGCTGTATTGTCTCCATGGTGTCCACCTCCATCAGCATCCAGGACCCGTGTGAGTCCCAGAACCGACGGGCGTTCTGTTTCGACTATGCTTACTGGTCCTACAGCGGCTTCACCAGAGACCACAGGGGCCTCTACGTTCCTGAGGAGCCGGGGGGACGGTACGCTGACCAG AACAGTGTCTTCCAGGACCTGGGAGAAGGAATACTGGAGAATGCTCTGCAG GGCTACAACGCCACACTGCTGGCATACGGCCAGACGGGCTCCGGGAAGAGTTACTCCATGATGGGCTATGGGCCGAACAAAGGCCTGGTTCCTAAACTCTGCGAGCGGCTGTTTCAGGCAATCGgagaaaagcaagaaaacagacagtttcag GTTTTTTTCAGTATGTTGGAAATCTATAATGAACAG GTTGTTGACCTGCTGTCTCGGGGGTCTCGTGCTCCAGGTGGACTCCGAGTCCGAGAGGAGCAGCAAAGAGGCTTCTACGTCGAGGGGCTTCGTACAATCCCCAGTGAGAGTGCGCCCCAG gtggagcagctgatgGAACAaggaaccaggaccagaaccacaGCTGCGACTCACATGAACGCCAACAGCAGTCGATCACACATGCTCATAATCCTGCAGCTcaaacag ATCTTTTCTAAGGAGAGCATCACGAAGCAGTCCAACATCAACCTGGTGGACTTGGCTGGCAGCGAGCGTCAGAGGTCATCAGGCTCTGAAGCTGACAGACTCAAAGAAGGGACAGCCATCAACCTGAGCCTCACCACTCTGGGCAACGTCATCAG CGCTCTGGCCGACGTGGCCATGGGGAAAAAGGTTGTTCACATCCCTTACAGAGACTCTGTTCTCACCAAGCTGCTCCAGTCTGCTCTGGGGGGCAACAGTCGCACTGTCATG ATTGCCACCCTGAGTCCTGCAGATATCTGCTATGAAGAGTCTCTCTCCACCTTGCGCTACGCTGAGAG GGCAAAGCGTATCCAGAACCGAGCGGTGGTGAATGAGAGCCCCACCGAGCGCCTGGTTAAAGAGCTGAGGGCCGAGAACGCCAGACTGCTGCAGCGACTGAGCCGAATGGGTCAGGAGGGGCGTAGagccactgatgagacca AGGAGCTGCGTCAGCTGCTGACCCACAATGAGCTCCAGATCAGAGCCATTCAGACTCTGTGGGAGCAGCATCTGCAGGAGGCGCTGAAGGACTGGGAGCAGCAGTATGCCAACATCAcaaag GAGAGGAGGATGATGCAGATGCATCCCTACATCTTGAACATCAACGAAGATGCTCAGCTGTCAGGGGTGGTGAAGCTTTTCATCCAGGAGG GTGAGTGGGCCATCGGCCTCTGTGACTCCTCTCAGAGATCCATTTATATCAAGGGTTTAgg GATCCAGGAGCGCCATGCTGTGTTCAAGAATGAAAACCGGAGGGTTACGCTGACACCCCtgtcagggtcaaaggtcattgtCAATGGGAGTGCTGTGTACCAAACAACTGAGCTGCAGCACCTG GATCGTCTCATTCTGGGTTCGAACTCCACCTACCTGTTTGTTGGTTATCCGTCTGAAAGGGGCGCAGATGACTGGAGCCGCTACGACTACGACTACTTCCAGTCTGAGCTGGCAGCTGCTGAGGGCATCCACCTGG GCGAGTCCAGCGCTGGATCCAGCCAGACCGACCCCAGCCTGCTGGCTGTCTTCTACGACTACATTAAACTGATGCCCATGGTGGCGGAGGCCAACCAGATGAGCCAGGAGCTGAGCAAG GGAGTGGAGTTTAAACTGGAGATCAAGAATCTGGCGCTGTCAGACTCTAGAGGTCACGATCTGCAAAAAGATATTGTAGTCCGAGTCACTTCAAGAGGAAGCAAACAG GTTTGGATGTGGTCCAAAGCCAAATTTGTTAACCGGAAGTTTCTGATGGAAGAAGTCTACCAGCAGTTCCAGGCTGAACAGAGCGAAGACAAC AGAGCAGAGGGGCTCTCAGCAGTTACGTTACCCCGGGATAAAGACCCCTTCTGGGATCCAGTTGAGCCTCTGCTCCTGGGTACGGCTCACCTCTGGCTCCAGTCTTTGGCCTTTCGCATCCCACTGGAAGAGCAGCTAGAG GTGTTTGGGTCTGAGGGCACAGAAGAGGCCATTCTACAAGCTCAGCTGGTCCCCTGTACCTCCACTGGACT CCCTCTGGGTGAGGACGACATCCTGATTGATCCATCTGAGGTTCTGGGTCGACGACTGGACTTCCAGCTGGTCCTGGATCAGTGCTGTGGGGTTCGTTGGATCAAGGAGGCCCGCAATCGAGGGGTCCAAATCAG TTTCAGGTTATTTGACTGCAGCCAGCCTCTCTACACTCCAGCTGTGTGGCACAACATCAACCCTCTGTTGGACCATCGGGTCCACTATGCTGCCCTCCACACCTCCCAGCGTCTGCTGGACTACCTGCAGAGCAGCGCTGTGGTGCTGGAGCTCTGGGGTCTTCAAg aGGGTTGCACTCACCTGAGTTCATGTCTGGACGCAGTGAAGATGACCACAGAGGGCATCTTCATCATCGACGAGTCGGGTCCATCAGAGGCTGCA gcTGCAGACTCTGAGCTCAGTGGTTCAATAAGAGCTCAACAGGACTTGGAGGAACTGAGGAGTGTTAACGCTtcactgagaaaagaaaatcaaagtcTGAGAGAACAACTTACCTCAGCCAAGAACG GAGGCGAGGGTGCACGTGGGCGTTCGGTGCGTCCCAGCTGTGATGCAGAGTTTGCTCGTGCTCTGAAGGTTTTCTACCACAGTATGACCTCTGTCAGGGGTCAGCTGCAGCGCCTGCGCAGACACAGGCCCAGT GAGGAGTCGGACTTGCTCGGGCTCAGGCTGTTTGTGGATGAGCAGAGTCGTCTCCTGAAGGACTTCTCAgagcagctggagcagagcGTCTCCACACTCAAACAAGATGTAGCCACCATTGTTCGTCGCAAACGAGAACGGTCAGGAATCTGGTCTTAA
- the kif28 gene encoding kinesin-like protein KIF28P isoform X2, producing MVSTSISIQDPCESQNRRAFCFDYAYWSYSGFTRDHRGLYVPEEPGGRYADQNSVFQDLGEGILENALQGYNATLLAYGQTGSGKSYSMMGYGPNKGLVPKLCERLFQAIGEKQENRQFQVFFSMLEIYNEQVVDLLSRGSRAPGGLRVREEQQRGFYVEGLRTIPSESAPQVEQLMEQGTRTRTTAATHMNANSSRSHMLIILQLKQIFSKESITKQSNINLVDLAGSERQRSSGSEADRLKEGTAINLSLTTLGNVISALADVAMGKKVVHIPYRDSVLTKLLQSALGGNSRTVMIATLSPADICYEESLSTLRYAERAKRIQNRAVVNESPTERLVKELRAENARLLQRLSRMGQEGRRATDETKELRQLLTHNELQIRAIQTLWEQHLQEALKDWEQQYANITKERRMMQMHPYILNINEDAQLSGVVKLFIQEGEWAIGLCDSSQRSIYIKGLGIQERHAVFKNENRRVTLTPLSGSKVIVNGSAVYQTTELQHLDRLILGSNSTYLFVGYPSERGADDWSRYDYDYFQSELAAAEGIHLGESSAGSSQTDPSLLAVFYDYIKLMPMVAEANQMSQELSKGVEFKLEIKNLALSDSRGHDLQKDIVVRVTSRGSKQVWMWSKAKFVNRKFLMEEVYQQFQAEQSEDNRAEGLSAVTLPRDKDPFWDPVEPLLLGTAHLWLQSLAFRIPLEEQLEVFGSEGTEEAILQAQLVPCTSTGLPLGEDDILIDPSEVLGRRLDFQLVLDQCCGVRWIKEARNRGVQISFRLFDCSQPLYTPAVWHNINPLLDHRVHYAALHTSQRLLDYLQSSAVVLELWGLQEGCTHLSSCLDAVKMTTEGIFIIDESGPSEAAAADSELSGSIRAQQDLEELRSVNASLRKENQSLREQLTSAKNGGEGARGRSVRPSCDAEFARALKVFYHSMTSVRGQLQRLRRHRPSEESDLLGLRLFVDEQSRLLKDFSEQLEQSVSTLKQDVATIVRRKRERSGIWS from the exons ATGGTGTCCACCTCCATCAGCATCCAGGACCCGTGTGAGTCCCAGAACCGACGGGCGTTCTGTTTCGACTATGCTTACTGGTCCTACAGCGGCTTCACCAGAGACCACAGGGGCCTCTACGTTCCTGAGGAGCCGGGGGGACGGTACGCTGACCAG AACAGTGTCTTCCAGGACCTGGGAGAAGGAATACTGGAGAATGCTCTGCAG GGCTACAACGCCACACTGCTGGCATACGGCCAGACGGGCTCCGGGAAGAGTTACTCCATGATGGGCTATGGGCCGAACAAAGGCCTGGTTCCTAAACTCTGCGAGCGGCTGTTTCAGGCAATCGgagaaaagcaagaaaacagacagtttcag GTTTTTTTCAGTATGTTGGAAATCTATAATGAACAG GTTGTTGACCTGCTGTCTCGGGGGTCTCGTGCTCCAGGTGGACTCCGAGTCCGAGAGGAGCAGCAAAGAGGCTTCTACGTCGAGGGGCTTCGTACAATCCCCAGTGAGAGTGCGCCCCAG gtggagcagctgatgGAACAaggaaccaggaccagaaccacaGCTGCGACTCACATGAACGCCAACAGCAGTCGATCACACATGCTCATAATCCTGCAGCTcaaacag ATCTTTTCTAAGGAGAGCATCACGAAGCAGTCCAACATCAACCTGGTGGACTTGGCTGGCAGCGAGCGTCAGAGGTCATCAGGCTCTGAAGCTGACAGACTCAAAGAAGGGACAGCCATCAACCTGAGCCTCACCACTCTGGGCAACGTCATCAG CGCTCTGGCCGACGTGGCCATGGGGAAAAAGGTTGTTCACATCCCTTACAGAGACTCTGTTCTCACCAAGCTGCTCCAGTCTGCTCTGGGGGGCAACAGTCGCACTGTCATG ATTGCCACCCTGAGTCCTGCAGATATCTGCTATGAAGAGTCTCTCTCCACCTTGCGCTACGCTGAGAG GGCAAAGCGTATCCAGAACCGAGCGGTGGTGAATGAGAGCCCCACCGAGCGCCTGGTTAAAGAGCTGAGGGCCGAGAACGCCAGACTGCTGCAGCGACTGAGCCGAATGGGTCAGGAGGGGCGTAGagccactgatgagacca AGGAGCTGCGTCAGCTGCTGACCCACAATGAGCTCCAGATCAGAGCCATTCAGACTCTGTGGGAGCAGCATCTGCAGGAGGCGCTGAAGGACTGGGAGCAGCAGTATGCCAACATCAcaaag GAGAGGAGGATGATGCAGATGCATCCCTACATCTTGAACATCAACGAAGATGCTCAGCTGTCAGGGGTGGTGAAGCTTTTCATCCAGGAGG GTGAGTGGGCCATCGGCCTCTGTGACTCCTCTCAGAGATCCATTTATATCAAGGGTTTAgg GATCCAGGAGCGCCATGCTGTGTTCAAGAATGAAAACCGGAGGGTTACGCTGACACCCCtgtcagggtcaaaggtcattgtCAATGGGAGTGCTGTGTACCAAACAACTGAGCTGCAGCACCTG GATCGTCTCATTCTGGGTTCGAACTCCACCTACCTGTTTGTTGGTTATCCGTCTGAAAGGGGCGCAGATGACTGGAGCCGCTACGACTACGACTACTTCCAGTCTGAGCTGGCAGCTGCTGAGGGCATCCACCTGG GCGAGTCCAGCGCTGGATCCAGCCAGACCGACCCCAGCCTGCTGGCTGTCTTCTACGACTACATTAAACTGATGCCCATGGTGGCGGAGGCCAACCAGATGAGCCAGGAGCTGAGCAAG GGAGTGGAGTTTAAACTGGAGATCAAGAATCTGGCGCTGTCAGACTCTAGAGGTCACGATCTGCAAAAAGATATTGTAGTCCGAGTCACTTCAAGAGGAAGCAAACAG GTTTGGATGTGGTCCAAAGCCAAATTTGTTAACCGGAAGTTTCTGATGGAAGAAGTCTACCAGCAGTTCCAGGCTGAACAGAGCGAAGACAAC AGAGCAGAGGGGCTCTCAGCAGTTACGTTACCCCGGGATAAAGACCCCTTCTGGGATCCAGTTGAGCCTCTGCTCCTGGGTACGGCTCACCTCTGGCTCCAGTCTTTGGCCTTTCGCATCCCACTGGAAGAGCAGCTAGAG GTGTTTGGGTCTGAGGGCACAGAAGAGGCCATTCTACAAGCTCAGCTGGTCCCCTGTACCTCCACTGGACT CCCTCTGGGTGAGGACGACATCCTGATTGATCCATCTGAGGTTCTGGGTCGACGACTGGACTTCCAGCTGGTCCTGGATCAGTGCTGTGGGGTTCGTTGGATCAAGGAGGCCCGCAATCGAGGGGTCCAAATCAG TTTCAGGTTATTTGACTGCAGCCAGCCTCTCTACACTCCAGCTGTGTGGCACAACATCAACCCTCTGTTGGACCATCGGGTCCACTATGCTGCCCTCCACACCTCCCAGCGTCTGCTGGACTACCTGCAGAGCAGCGCTGTGGTGCTGGAGCTCTGGGGTCTTCAAg aGGGTTGCACTCACCTGAGTTCATGTCTGGACGCAGTGAAGATGACCACAGAGGGCATCTTCATCATCGACGAGTCGGGTCCATCAGAGGCTGCA gcTGCAGACTCTGAGCTCAGTGGTTCAATAAGAGCTCAACAGGACTTGGAGGAACTGAGGAGTGTTAACGCTtcactgagaaaagaaaatcaaagtcTGAGAGAACAACTTACCTCAGCCAAGAACG GAGGCGAGGGTGCACGTGGGCGTTCGGTGCGTCCCAGCTGTGATGCAGAGTTTGCTCGTGCTCTGAAGGTTTTCTACCACAGTATGACCTCTGTCAGGGGTCAGCTGCAGCGCCTGCGCAGACACAGGCCCAGT GAGGAGTCGGACTTGCTCGGGCTCAGGCTGTTTGTGGATGAGCAGAGTCGTCTCCTGAAGGACTTCTCAgagcagctggagcagagcGTCTCCACACTCAAACAAGATGTAGCCACCATTGTTCGTCGCAAACGAGAACGGTCAGGAATCTGGTCTTAA